The genomic DNA CATAGAGGAACTCCAGCTCATCCACGCGCATCGCTACTGCGATCTTCCTGACCCCACGTTTCTGCCTTATCTCCTCCTTGACCGCGTCAAGATCACTGACCGACCGGGCGCCTATCAGGGCGAACACGTTGCAGCGCCCGATACACTCAAAGCAGAGCAGTACGTTGGGGTGTCCCCTCAGGGACTCAACCACGTTCTCTATGTCTGTGAAGTCGACCGTCATCTCCACGGTCGCCGCCATCAATTCATGGATGGCCTTCGGATTGAAGATCGTCGCGGAGCCTACTATGATCCCGTTGGACCTCAGCTTCTCGATGCGTTTGAAGACCGCATTGGTCGATACCCCGTTCGCCTCTGCCATATCCTTGAGGTTGGTCCTGGCAT from Methanomassiliicoccales archaeon includes the following:
- a CDS encoding Lrp/AsnC family transcriptional regulator — protein: MSNTELDETDAAIIKTLLRDARTNLKDMAEANGVSTNAVFKRIEKLRSNGIIVGSATIFNPKAIHELMAATVEMTVDFTDIENVVESLRGHPNVLLCFECIGRCNVFALIGARSVSDLDAVKEEIRQKRGVRKIAVAMRVDELEFLYDNLDIGPIGGVQDG